One part of the Solanum dulcamara chromosome 8, daSolDulc1.2, whole genome shotgun sequence genome encodes these proteins:
- the LOC129900442 gene encoding LOB domain-containing protein 15-like, whose protein sequence is MSRERERLDEIIGKKLKIENIDATSKLHMQQIMGRRHIILEPSCPKLNTIIPCAACKLLRRKCAEECPFSPYFSPHEPQKFAAVHKVFGASNVSKLLMEVPESQRADAANSLVYEANVRLRDPIYGCMGAISTLNQQVQSLQAELNATRAEILRYKYREATNSLIIASKGIGGAVVVADQVPQAPSTPTHPPRPPLPQEYFGAVVPSSSSPSLTQSVVYAIPSSGANFSVIPNNNIPYFD, encoded by the exons ATGTCTAGAGAAAG AGAGAGATTGGATGAGATCATTGGAAAGAAGTTAAAGATAGAGAATATTGATGCAACTTCAAAGTTACATATGCAACAAATTATGGGAAGGAGACATATAATATTGGAGCCTTCATGCCCAAAATTGAATACTATTATACCTTGTGCTGCTTGTAAGCTTTTGAGAAGAAAATGTGCTGAAGAATGTCCAttttctccttatttctctcCACATGAACCCCAGAAATTTGCTGCTGTTCATAAAGTCTTTGGTGCTAGCAATGTTTCTAAGTTGCTCATG GAGGTGCCAGAGAGTCAGAGAGCAGATGCAGCAAATAGTTTGGTATATGAAGCAAATGTGAGGCTAAGGGATCCAATATATGGATGCATGGGTGCaatttcaactttaaatcaaCAAGTTCAATCATTACAAGCTGAGCTTAATGCAACAAGGGCTGAAATTTTGAGATATAAATATAGAGAAGCAACAAATAGTCTTATTATTGCATCCAAGGGTATTGGAGGCGCGGTGGTCGTGGCTGATCAGGTTCCACAAGCTCCTTCCACTCCCACCCATCCACCACGACCACCGTTGCCCCAAGAATATTTTGGGGCTGTTgtcccttcttcttcttctccttctttaaCTCAATCAGTTGTGTATGCAATTCCTTCTAGTGGAGCCAATTTTAGTGTTATCCCCAACAATAATATACCCTATTTTGACTAG